In Gracilibacillus salitolerans, the sequence GGCTGAAAAACACTTAGCTGCTAAATATAATAAAGATAATTATAATGTAGTTGATCACTATACCTTTGCAATTGTTAGTGATGGGGATCTAATGGAAGGGATTTCTCATGAATCTGCCTCTCTAGCTGGTCACTTAAAATTAGGCAAACTTATTGCGTTGTATGACTCTAATGATATTTCATTAGATGGTGAATTAAACAAAGCATTCTCTGAGAATGTAGAAGATCGTTTCAAAGCATACGGATGGCAAGTAATCCGTGTTGAAGATGGTACGGATACAGAAACAATTTCAAAAGCTATTGCAGATGCTAAAGCAAATACAGACCAACCAACATTAATTGAAGTAAAAACTGTAATTGGTTATGGTTCTCCTAACAAATCTGCTTCAGCTGCTTCACATGGTGCGCCACTTGGAGAAGACGAAGTTAAATTAACAAAAGAATTCTATGATTGGGAGCACGAAGATTTCCACGTGCCTGACGAAGTATATCAGGATTTTGAAACAAAAATCGTTGAAAACGGTAAATCAGTCGAACAAGAATGGAAGGAATTATTCGATTCTTATAAGCAAGCATACCCGGAACTAGGTCAGGAATTAGATAATGCAATTAATAATAAATTACCTGAAGACTGGGATAAAGATTTACCAGTGTATGAAGCAGGTAAAGATGAAGCCGCTACACGTGCTACATCTGGTGAAGTATTAAATGCCATTGCTAAAACTGTACCATCTTTATTCGGTGGTAGTGCAGACTTAGCAGGTTCTAATAAAACTAACCTTAAAGATGCAGGTGATTTCTCAGCAGCTACGCCTGATAATCGAAACATCTGGTTTGGTGTGCGTGAATTCGCAATGGCAGCTGCACTGAATGGTATGGCGTTACATGGTGGACTAAAAGTATTCGGTGGTACTTTCTTCGTATTCAGTGACTACTTACGGCCAGCAGTTCGTCTATCAGCTATTCAAAGCCTACCTGTAACATATGTATTAACTCATGATTCCATTGCAGTAGGGGAGGACGGCCCAACTCACGAACCTGTAGAACAACTAGCTGCGTTTAGAGCTATGCCAAATCTTTCTGTTATTCGTCCTGCAGATGGTAATGAAGTACAAGCGGCATGGCGTTTAGCAATTGAGTCTACTTCACAGCCAACTGCATTAGTACTTACACGTCAAGGTCTACCTACTTTAGAAGGAACTGCTGAAAAAGCATATGAAGGTGTTAAAAAGGGTGGATATGTGGTAAGTCCAGCATCTAAAGAAACTCCAGATGCTATCCTTGTCGCAACTGGTTCTGAAGTGCAGCTTGCAGTAAAAGCACAAAAAGCATTAAAAGAAGAAGGTAAAGACGTGAGCGTTGTTAGCATTCCATCATGGGATCGTTTTGATAAACAAGATGCAGCATACAAAGAATCTGTTTTACCAAGTGCTGTAACGAAACGTGTTGGTATTGAAATGGCTTCTTCATTAGGCTGGGAACGTTATGTTGGTCTTGAAGGAAAAATAATCTCGATCGATAGATTTGGTGCATCCGCAAACGGAAACAAAATTATCGAAGAATACGGCTTTACTGTAGAAAACGTTGTAAACCACGTAAACGAATTATTCTAATTTATCAAAATGGGACAGAGGACAGGTTCCTCGTCCCATTTTTTTACACAATAGGATAACAATAAATTTTCGCAAGATTTAAATAACGGAGAGAAATTTCGTAAGTGCAAAGCATAAGCTATGGCTTTCACCAAACTACGTCGATAAGCCAGTTTTATCTAACCATAAATAAGTTAATAGACAAGTGCTTGTATTATTAAATGACTTTTACTATACTGTATAAGAGACAAATTGAAGGAGGAACAATCGAATGAGCACTGTTCTTTGGATTATACTTATCGTCGTTGCTCTTTTAGCTGGGGTTGCCCTTGGCTTTTTTATCGCGAGGAAGTATATGATGAACTACTTAAAGAAAAACCCACCAATTAATGAACAAATGTTGAGAACTTTAATGATGCAGATGGGGCAAAAACCATCACAAAAGAAAATCAAACAAATGATGCGCTCTATGAACAATCAAATGGATAACAAATAAAAACGCATTGTAACATAATTGTCGAATTAGAATCCTTGCTATTAAACAGCAAGGGTTTTATCATATTTATAGAAATAGTTCTATAAATATTGTGGAGTTTGGAGTGACCAACTTGAGTGAAGTAAACATTTTTATTGCATTTGGTGCAGGTTTTTTATCATTTATCTCTCCATGTGTATTACCCCTATATCCTGCATTTCTTTCATACATCACTGGAATGAGTGTCAATGATATAAAAGAAGAAAAAGCAATGTTTAACTATAAAAGTATCCTACATACATTATTTTTTCTGCTTGGGTTTTCTAGTATATTTATCATTCTCGGTTTCACAACGAGTTATATTGGTGAATTTTTAACGAGATGGGACGATTTAATTAGACAAATAGGTGCGATCATGAT encodes:
- the tkt gene encoding transketolase, which gives rise to MSKQIEQMSINAIRTLSIDAIEKANSGHPGLPMGAAPMAYTLWTQHMNHNPKSSKWFNRDRFVLSAGHGSMLLYSLLHLSGYDVTIEDLKGFRQWDSKTPGHPEVHHTDGVEATTGPLGQGVAMSVGMAMAEKHLAAKYNKDNYNVVDHYTFAIVSDGDLMEGISHESASLAGHLKLGKLIALYDSNDISLDGELNKAFSENVEDRFKAYGWQVIRVEDGTDTETISKAIADAKANTDQPTLIEVKTVIGYGSPNKSASAASHGAPLGEDEVKLTKEFYDWEHEDFHVPDEVYQDFETKIVENGKSVEQEWKELFDSYKQAYPELGQELDNAINNKLPEDWDKDLPVYEAGKDEAATRATSGEVLNAIAKTVPSLFGGSADLAGSNKTNLKDAGDFSAATPDNRNIWFGVREFAMAAALNGMALHGGLKVFGGTFFVFSDYLRPAVRLSAIQSLPVTYVLTHDSIAVGEDGPTHEPVEQLAAFRAMPNLSVIRPADGNEVQAAWRLAIESTSQPTALVLTRQGLPTLEGTAEKAYEGVKKGGYVVSPASKETPDAILVATGSEVQLAVKAQKALKEEGKDVSVVSIPSWDRFDKQDAAYKESVLPSAVTKRVGIEMASSLGWERYVGLEGKIISIDRFGASANGNKIIEEYGFTVENVVNHVNELF
- a CDS encoding YneF family protein, with translation MSTVLWIILIVVALLAGVALGFFIARKYMMNYLKKNPPINEQMLRTLMMQMGQKPSQKKIKQMMRSMNNQMDNK